In Rhodococcus sp. OK302, one genomic interval encodes:
- a CDS encoding helix-turn-helix domain-containing protein translates to MTSISPEVYVARLSMEKGDTVAAPSEHVRADILSSWSRCKNHNRDSKLRDVHDFQERPGRAQLIDAAQAVLSSFFESDPDCRSSVVVVDCNSRLRLRRDGDESLEYVLNAAGMTLGSDAHELRLGTNAGHLSLLMECAVAVVGAEHWKVELSTIAEAASPIRGIDGSVSGAIVVINHVSEHSPMAVSVSKFLAQQVQSLIVDADRRRIGALAEFFASKTHAEDRIVLATDGTHLFTNMSTRHSEVFGGELDVLISHARTALMNGHFESCRIELPGGEHAIADVEPVFFLGDVTGCVLTLTRESIEDVLVGGGSIRGQGAHIGRAGPRDYTTSLANIDRHRQAQDRNQVLLNPYVRAREVVAANIAEQRNHLLAGEPGTGKSTLAAEIFSAQGSSTGIETINCARFDCSAVLDRWSKCTRDQAPRRLLILRSMNSLDVNESRALDGALTALAGTADPPLVIGCVDTPAIDPSRPYALLASHFHEVVRIPALRYRVDDIGDIARSILRDISIRHSFRLGMQVVRVLEGYSWPGNISELKDVLKHVVANKPFGEIQPLDLPRLHFRDATRKLSPLDAAQCETIIQALYEVKGNRYEAAALLGIGRSSLYRKIDAFGISYIG, encoded by the coding sequence GTGACGTCTATTTCCCCTGAGGTTTACGTCGCACGACTGTCGATGGAGAAAGGTGACACAGTTGCTGCTCCTTCGGAGCATGTTCGTGCCGATATTCTCTCGTCCTGGAGTCGATGCAAGAATCACAATAGAGATTCCAAGCTGCGAGATGTCCATGATTTCCAGGAGCGGCCGGGTAGGGCGCAACTGATCGATGCTGCTCAGGCCGTTCTCTCGAGCTTCTTCGAATCGGATCCGGATTGCCGGAGCTCAGTCGTCGTAGTCGACTGCAACAGTCGGCTGCGTCTACGTCGTGACGGCGACGAATCGCTGGAATACGTACTGAACGCTGCTGGAATGACTTTGGGGTCCGATGCGCACGAGTTGCGACTCGGAACCAACGCCGGACATCTTTCCCTGCTCATGGAATGCGCAGTCGCTGTCGTTGGAGCTGAACACTGGAAGGTTGAGCTGTCCACTATCGCGGAGGCGGCCTCACCGATCAGAGGTATCGACGGATCGGTGTCCGGGGCAATCGTGGTGATCAATCACGTGTCGGAGCACTCGCCTATGGCGGTATCAGTATCGAAGTTTTTGGCACAGCAGGTCCAGTCGCTGATCGTCGATGCCGACCGACGTCGAATAGGTGCACTTGCTGAGTTTTTCGCATCCAAGACACATGCCGAGGATCGCATCGTTCTTGCCACCGACGGAACCCACTTGTTCACCAACATGTCGACCCGGCACAGCGAAGTGTTCGGCGGTGAGCTCGACGTGTTGATCTCCCATGCACGTACTGCGTTGATGAACGGCCATTTCGAGTCGTGTCGAATCGAGCTTCCCGGGGGAGAACACGCAATTGCAGATGTCGAACCGGTGTTCTTCCTTGGCGATGTGACTGGGTGTGTTCTGACCCTGACGAGAGAATCCATCGAGGATGTACTGGTTGGTGGGGGGTCAATTAGAGGTCAAGGTGCGCACATTGGCAGAGCAGGTCCGCGCGACTATACAACGTCGCTCGCGAACATTGACCGTCACAGACAGGCACAAGATAGGAACCAGGTACTTCTGAATCCGTATGTGAGGGCGCGCGAGGTAGTCGCCGCGAACATCGCCGAGCAGCGGAATCACCTACTTGCCGGCGAACCTGGTACGGGCAAAAGCACGTTGGCGGCAGAGATCTTCTCCGCGCAAGGTTCATCCACCGGAATTGAGACGATCAACTGCGCGCGATTCGATTGCTCCGCCGTCCTGGATCGGTGGTCGAAGTGCACACGGGACCAGGCGCCCCGCCGACTACTGATATTGCGATCGATGAACAGTTTGGACGTCAATGAATCGCGCGCGCTCGACGGTGCGCTGACCGCTCTCGCCGGTACCGCCGATCCGCCGCTGGTCATCGGCTGCGTCGATACACCTGCCATCGACCCAAGTCGCCCGTACGCGCTCCTTGCCTCACACTTTCACGAGGTAGTCCGGATTCCTGCGCTGCGATATCGCGTCGACGATATCGGTGACATCGCCCGCTCGATCCTTCGCGACATCTCGATCCGTCACTCGTTCAGGCTCGGCATGCAAGTCGTCCGGGTGCTCGAAGGGTATTCCTGGCCGGGAAACATCAGTGAACTCAAAGATGTCCTCAAACATGTGGTCGCGAATAAGCCCTTCGGTGAGATTCAGCCTCTGGACCTGCCCCGGCTGCATTTTCGCGACGCGACCCGCAAACTGTCGCCCCTCGACGCCGCGCAGTGCGAGACGATTATCCAGGCGCTATACGAAGTCAAGGGAAACCGATACGAGGCCGCTGCACTCCTCGGAATCGGAAGATCATCTCTGTACCGGAAAATTGACGCATTCGGAATCAGCTACATCGGTTAG
- the mimD gene encoding propane 2-monooxygenase effector subunit MimD has product MQFGSDTEFSNKCGVTLMNTPTGRVVAEVMGAKEGVELTEYPSMIRVDGVNRLNFDYEELTDALGSDFDGSIFEEISSTHYGRMVHLDDQTILFASPEDAAEYIGFDLKAN; this is encoded by the coding sequence ATGCAATTCGGATCGGACACAGAATTCTCGAACAAGTGTGGGGTCACGCTGATGAACACCCCGACAGGCCGCGTTGTCGCGGAAGTGATGGGTGCGAAGGAAGGGGTGGAACTGACTGAGTACCCGTCGATGATTCGTGTTGATGGCGTGAACCGACTGAATTTCGACTATGAGGAGCTCACCGACGCGCTCGGTTCGGATTTCGACGGTTCCATCTTCGAGGAGATCAGCTCCACTCACTACGGGCGCATGGTCCACCTCGACGACCAGACCATCCTGTTCGCCAGCCCGGAGGACGCAGCCGAATACATCGGCTTCGATCTCAAGGCGAACTGA
- a CDS encoding amidohydrolase family protein, translating to MYQKDGNKYFIVDGHVHLWDGRASNHKNVHGKQFIDCFYDYHKNLSPEEVVWDYETYTHYGEDRLMRDLFVDGYVDHAIFQATLLSDFYVNGFGQTEEAFALTQKHPDKLTYNHAYDPRYGEAGLEQLRRDADRMNLQGVKLYTAEWHGDSRGYKLDDHWSRRYLEECIKLGIKNIHVHKGPTIRPLDRDAFDVADIDKVATDYLDLRFVVEHVGLPRLEDFCWIATQESNVFGGLAVALPFIHTRPRYFAQIIGELLYWIGEDKILFSSDYAIWTPQWLIEKFVDFQIPEDMQGEYAPITIDQKKKILGLNAAALYDIDVPAELRLAEPAGQLGVDVAVGAKEAVSS from the coding sequence ATGTATCAGAAGGACGGAAACAAGTACTTCATCGTCGACGGGCACGTGCACCTTTGGGACGGCCGAGCGTCGAACCACAAGAACGTCCACGGCAAGCAGTTCATTGACTGCTTCTACGACTATCACAAAAATCTCAGCCCCGAAGAGGTCGTGTGGGACTACGAAACGTACACCCACTACGGGGAAGACCGCCTCATGCGTGATCTGTTCGTGGACGGATACGTCGATCATGCGATCTTCCAGGCGACCTTGCTCAGTGACTTTTACGTCAACGGTTTCGGGCAGACCGAAGAAGCGTTCGCGCTCACCCAAAAGCACCCGGACAAGCTGACCTACAACCACGCCTATGATCCCCGATACGGCGAGGCCGGCCTCGAGCAGCTTCGCCGGGACGCCGATCGTATGAACTTGCAGGGCGTCAAGCTCTACACCGCTGAGTGGCATGGTGATTCACGTGGCTACAAGCTCGACGATCACTGGTCGCGACGGTACCTGGAAGAATGCATCAAGCTGGGTATCAAGAACATTCACGTCCACAAGGGACCCACGATCCGTCCTCTTGATCGTGACGCGTTCGATGTGGCAGACATCGACAAGGTTGCCACCGACTACCTGGATCTACGGTTCGTTGTCGAGCATGTCGGCCTTCCACGCCTGGAAGATTTCTGCTGGATCGCGACACAGGAGTCCAACGTATTCGGTGGTCTGGCAGTGGCACTGCCCTTCATTCACACCCGACCAAGGTATTTTGCCCAGATCATCGGTGAACTCCTGTACTGGATCGGCGAGGACAAGATTCTGTTTTCAAGCGACTACGCGATCTGGACCCCGCAGTGGCTGATCGAAAAGTTTGTCGACTTCCAGATCCCCGAGGACATGCAGGGTGAGTACGCCCCGATCACGATCGATCAGAAGAAGAAGATTCTCGGTCTGAACGCGGCGGCGCTGTACGACATCGACGTTCCGGCGGAACTGCGGTTGGCCGAGCCCGCCGGGCAGTTGGGCGTCGATGTGGCAGTAGGGGCGAAGGAGGCTGTGTCGTCATGA
- the groL gene encoding chaperonin GroEL (60 kDa chaperone family; promotes refolding of misfolded polypeptides especially under stressful conditions; forms two stacked rings of heptamers to form a barrel-shaped 14mer; ends can be capped by GroES; misfolded proteins enter the barrel where they are refolded when GroES binds), giving the protein MAKEIRYNTEARRRLEHGVNALADAVKVTLGPKGRNAVLEKLTGPPTITNDGVTIAREIQLSDPFANMGAQLVKEVAMKTNGAVGDGTTTATVLAQAMVREGMRVVEVGANPMRVRRGIERAVPVVVEALRAQTVQVSGQRDLERIASLAASDDEAIGQAIAQAVDFVGTEGVVTTEESDVLGMGVEIVDGIEFDHGYISGYMVTDFERMEAVHQNPLILLTNKKINQVQDIMPSIEAAKRADRPLVVLAEDVDGPALQLLVGGNMHQTMQSVVVRAPGFGHRRVAELQDLAIALGGHVIAKDTGIELSEVALEHLGSCDRITVTENTTTIVGGHGDQSLVSVRIAQLGAQLDRAKIDADEDSLKLRIARLTGRVAVIRVGGATSVELKERMLRVDDALAATRAALEEGVLSGGGTALAQAHRALAELDLSGDEGIGCEVVRRALAEPLRWIAINAGFDGDEVVETVAALPLGHGFNALTGEYGDLFEDGVIDPFKVTRAALESAASIAALLITTETAIVEEVFGNPGAINAPGFGDLAEGMIRPSNIY; this is encoded by the coding sequence ATGGCCAAGGAGATTCGGTATAATACGGAGGCCCGCCGGCGTCTCGAACACGGTGTGAACGCCCTTGCCGACGCCGTCAAAGTGACGCTCGGCCCGAAGGGGCGAAACGCAGTACTCGAGAAGCTCACCGGGCCCCCGACGATTACGAATGACGGGGTCACCATCGCCCGTGAGATACAGCTGAGTGATCCCTTTGCCAATATGGGTGCGCAGTTGGTCAAGGAGGTGGCCATGAAGACCAACGGCGCCGTCGGTGACGGCACGACGACTGCGACCGTGTTGGCCCAGGCGATGGTGCGCGAGGGCATGCGGGTCGTCGAGGTCGGAGCGAACCCGATGCGGGTACGCCGCGGCATCGAACGGGCTGTACCGGTTGTTGTCGAAGCGTTACGCGCACAGACCGTCCAGGTCTCCGGCCAACGCGACCTCGAACGGATTGCGAGCCTGGCCGCCAGTGACGACGAAGCGATCGGGCAGGCGATCGCCCAGGCCGTCGACTTTGTCGGCACGGAGGGAGTCGTCACGACAGAGGAAAGCGACGTTCTCGGGATGGGGGTCGAGATCGTCGACGGTATCGAGTTCGACCACGGCTATATCTCCGGCTATATGGTCACCGATTTCGAGCGGATGGAAGCGGTTCACCAAAATCCTCTGATTCTGTTGACCAACAAGAAGATCAACCAGGTGCAGGACATCATGCCGAGCATCGAGGCGGCCAAGCGTGCCGATCGTCCGCTGGTAGTCCTCGCGGAGGACGTGGATGGTCCCGCTCTGCAGCTGCTGGTCGGTGGCAACATGCACCAGACGATGCAGTCGGTTGTCGTCCGGGCACCCGGCTTCGGCCACCGCCGGGTTGCGGAGCTGCAAGATCTTGCAATTGCGCTGGGCGGTCACGTTATTGCAAAGGACACCGGTATCGAGCTGTCCGAGGTTGCGCTCGAACATCTTGGTTCGTGTGACCGGATCACGGTGACGGAGAATACGACGACGATTGTTGGCGGACACGGTGATCAGAGTTTGGTCAGCGTCCGAATCGCCCAGTTGGGCGCGCAGTTGGATCGGGCGAAGATCGATGCCGACGAGGACAGCCTCAAGCTGCGTATCGCCCGACTCACGGGGCGGGTAGCCGTCATTCGAGTCGGCGGCGCCACCAGCGTCGAGCTCAAGGAGCGGATGCTGCGAGTAGACGACGCCCTGGCGGCTACCCGCGCAGCCCTCGAAGAAGGTGTTCTGTCGGGCGGTGGCACTGCCCTCGCCCAGGCGCACCGTGCGCTTGCCGAACTGGACCTGTCCGGCGACGAGGGGATCGGATGCGAAGTCGTCCGTCGTGCTTTGGCCGAGCCGCTGCGGTGGATTGCAATCAATGCCGGTTTCGACGGCGACGAAGTGGTCGAGACCGTTGCGGCATTGCCGCTGGGACATGGATTCAACGCACTGACCGGAGAATACGGAGACCTCTTCGAGGACGGCGTGATCGATCCGTTCAAGGTCACCCGCGCAGCGCTCGAGAGTGCCGCATCTATTGCGGCGCTGCTCATCACAACCGAAACAGCCATTGTGGAGGAAGTCTTCGGTAATCCCGGCGCCATCAATGCCCCAGGGTTCGGTGATTTGGCGGAGGGCATGATCCGTCCGTCGAATATCTACTGA
- a CDS encoding iron-sulfur cluster assembly protein yields MTAIDIRVVDVRLQEDVLEALATVTDPELDEPITELGFVRSVMLDDDGVTVHLRLPTAFCSPNFAYLMASDAQDALRTVENVGRVRVLLDDHHDSDKINTGLAADAGYVGTFGSEAQESLVELRNIFLRKAHTAAMERCVAAHVKRTTMDINDIHRLTLRDLPESKEKSALLRRRISIGLSMCPNSRVLVDDAGLAIPPEAVPLRLRFARSVRISMEGNAHFCRGLLATRYADGESVDAAPRVTDLRSVR; encoded by the coding sequence ATGACTGCGATCGACATTCGCGTTGTTGACGTTCGTCTCCAGGAAGATGTGCTCGAAGCGCTTGCCACGGTGACAGATCCGGAACTCGATGAACCGATAACCGAGCTGGGTTTTGTGCGGTCGGTGATGTTGGACGATGACGGCGTGACCGTCCACCTGAGGCTTCCGACTGCCTTCTGTTCCCCGAACTTCGCCTATCTCATGGCTTCCGACGCCCAGGATGCCTTGCGTACGGTCGAAAATGTCGGGCGCGTACGGGTACTGCTCGACGATCACCACGACAGCGACAAGATCAACACCGGGTTGGCAGCCGACGCGGGATATGTGGGGACTTTCGGATCTGAGGCGCAGGAGAGTCTGGTCGAATTGCGCAACATCTTCCTCCGTAAGGCACACACTGCCGCGATGGAGCGATGTGTCGCCGCGCATGTGAAGCGAACAACGATGGATATCAACGATATTCATCGATTGACACTGCGAGACCTTCCGGAGAGCAAAGAAAAGTCGGCACTGCTGCGTCGACGCATCAGCATCGGGCTGAGCATGTGCCCCAACAGTCGGGTTCTCGTCGACGACGCAGGTCTGGCGATCCCCCCGGAGGCGGTCCCGCTTCGTCTGCGCTTTGCCCGGTCCGTCCGCATCTCGATGGAGGGTAATGCGCATTTCTGCCGCGGACTGCTCGCGACCAGGTACGCGGACGGCGAATCCGTCGACGCCGCACCACGAGTGACCGACCTGAGGAGCGTGCGATGA
- a CDS encoding FAD-binding oxidoreductase yields MADTHRINFEPVDIEMEVGEDESILDAAFRQGIHLMHGCREGRCSACKSFLLDGEVQMENYSTFACNDAEEEEGYVLLCRSYAYSDCTIELLNFDEDELLGGIPIQNVCMQVVALESMTRDIVSLRLQATSPTTFDFKPGQYADLYIPGTDEHRSFSMATTQSTPGSVEFLIKKYPGGKFSALLESEISVGDEISLTGPYGSFTLKDAHVLPVVCIGGGAGMAPVLSLLRHLSETGSTRPVHFYYGARTAQDLFYVDEILELGTYLKDFTFVACLSEESGPTGSGAMLSASVSVEAGNVTEVVDRREAGIAKAEVYLCGPPPMVDAALALLEARSVPHDQVFYDKFTSPAFE; encoded by the coding sequence GTGGCCGACACACACCGAATCAATTTCGAGCCCGTCGACATCGAGATGGAGGTCGGCGAGGACGAAAGTATCCTCGATGCCGCTTTCCGGCAAGGCATTCATCTGATGCACGGCTGCCGCGAAGGACGCTGCTCGGCCTGCAAGTCTTTTCTTCTCGACGGTGAAGTTCAAATGGAGAACTACTCGACATTTGCGTGCAACGACGCGGAGGAGGAGGAAGGGTACGTATTGCTTTGTCGTTCTTATGCATACAGTGACTGCACGATCGAGCTGCTCAACTTCGACGAGGACGAACTGCTCGGCGGCATCCCGATCCAGAATGTTTGCATGCAGGTGGTCGCACTCGAGTCCATGACGAGGGACATCGTTTCTCTGCGCCTGCAAGCCACTTCGCCGACGACATTCGATTTCAAGCCAGGTCAGTACGCCGATCTGTACATCCCCGGAACCGACGAACATCGCTCGTTCTCTATGGCGACAACACAATCGACGCCCGGATCCGTGGAATTTCTGATCAAGAAGTATCCGGGGGGTAAGTTCTCAGCTCTGTTGGAGAGTGAGATTTCGGTTGGTGACGAGATCTCGTTGACCGGCCCGTACGGGTCGTTCACCCTCAAGGACGCCCACGTCCTGCCCGTGGTCTGCATCGGTGGCGGGGCGGGGATGGCCCCGGTCCTGTCGCTGCTGCGGCACCTGAGCGAGACGGGCAGTACCCGGCCGGTGCACTTCTACTACGGTGCCCGAACTGCACAGGATTTGTTCTATGTCGACGAAATCTTGGAACTCGGAACATATTTGAAGGATTTCACGTTTGTGGCCTGCCTCTCGGAAGAGTCGGGTCCGACAGGCTCGGGTGCAATGCTGTCTGCTTCGGTGAGTGTCGAAGCCGGCAACGTCACGGAAGTCGTCGATCGTCGGGAAGCTGGAATCGCGAAGGCCGAGGTGTACCTCTGCGGCCCGCCCCCCATGGTCGATGCAGCGCTCGCTCTCCTCGAAGCCAGGAGCGTCCCGCATGACCAAGTGTTCTACGACAAGTTCACCAGCCCGGCCTTCGAGTAA
- a CDS encoding alcohol dehydrogenase catalytic domain-containing protein — protein MKALVYHGPGKKAWEDVPDAVIEDSTDVVVRVDTTTICGTDLHILAGDVAAVTEGRILGHEAVGTVVQVGDSVKVFSVGDRVLVPAVTKCGRCAYCQAGMPSHCQTVGGVGWILGHLIDGTQAEFVRVPYADTSLYAVPDDISNEQAIFLADSLPTGYEVGVLAGKVRPGSTVAVVGAGAVGLSSILTTGLWGAARTIAIDSNKFRLEKALEFGATDIVEVGPSTVADVLALTDGLGVDVAIEAVGYPETLLTAASLVRPGGTIANVGVHGTPVELPMQDMWIQNVTLTMGLVDTVSIPTLLKMVGTGRIRSELMGTHSFTFDEFDRAYDTFAHAADNKALKVTLSPGA, from the coding sequence ATGAAAGCACTCGTTTACCATGGTCCGGGCAAGAAGGCGTGGGAGGACGTACCCGACGCCGTCATCGAAGATTCGACCGACGTTGTAGTCAGAGTCGATACCACCACCATCTGTGGAACAGATTTGCATATTCTCGCGGGTGATGTCGCCGCTGTCACCGAAGGACGCATTTTGGGCCACGAGGCGGTGGGAACCGTTGTCCAGGTTGGAGATTCCGTGAAGGTGTTCTCTGTCGGGGATCGCGTTCTGGTTCCTGCCGTGACCAAGTGCGGGCGATGCGCGTATTGCCAAGCGGGCATGCCTTCGCACTGCCAGACGGTTGGCGGTGTGGGGTGGATTCTCGGACATCTGATCGACGGAACTCAAGCCGAGTTCGTTCGTGTGCCTTACGCCGATACGTCGCTGTACGCGGTTCCAGACGACATTTCCAATGAGCAGGCAATCTTCCTGGCTGATTCGTTACCTACCGGCTATGAGGTAGGAGTGCTTGCGGGGAAGGTTCGGCCGGGCAGTACCGTGGCAGTGGTCGGCGCCGGAGCAGTGGGGTTGTCCTCGATTCTCACGACCGGACTGTGGGGTGCGGCTCGAACTATCGCCATCGATTCCAACAAGTTCCGTCTCGAGAAAGCTCTCGAGTTCGGCGCGACGGACATCGTCGAGGTCGGGCCATCGACGGTCGCCGACGTTCTCGCACTTACTGACGGGCTAGGTGTCGATGTCGCGATCGAAGCGGTGGGATATCCGGAAACACTTCTCACAGCAGCGTCGCTGGTACGACCAGGCGGGACTATCGCCAACGTCGGAGTTCATGGCACTCCGGTGGAGCTTCCGATGCAGGATATGTGGATCCAGAACGTGACCCTGACAATGGGTTTGGTTGATACCGTGTCTATCCCGACCCTGCTGAAGATGGTCGGAACAGGACGCATCCGATCAGAACTGATGGGTACACATTCGTTCACGTTCGACGAGTTCGACCGAGCGTACGATACTTTCGCTCACGCCGCCGACAACAAAGCCCTCAAAGTAACGCTCTCACCTGGTGCGTAG
- a CDS encoding aromatic/alkene monooxygenase hydroxylase subunit beta, producing the protein MTATIGPKERSFPAIEFTDSEAGALEFPSSKSRTYSYYTPAKRRATMYEDVTVDVQPDPDRHLSQGWIYGFRDGPGGYPKEWTKAQSSNWHVFLDPNEEWDQTIFRNNSKVVHQVELCLSNAKRARVYDSWNSPWLKFIERNLGAWMHAENGLALHVFTAIQRSGPTNMINTAVAVNAAHKMRFAQDLALFNLDLSEATETFDGGAHRAVWQEAPEWQPTREVVERLTAVPDWCELLFATNIVFEQLIGSLFRSELVMQIAARNGDYITPTIVGTGEHDYDRDLSYTRNLFQLLTRDPEHGESNKALFGTWMEVWVPRCLAAARALQPIWSQPADKAVTFADSLDAATEKFRSLLESLGLDIPKELDK; encoded by the coding sequence ATGACCGCAACCATAGGGCCGAAGGAACGTAGCTTTCCCGCAATCGAATTCACCGACTCCGAGGCAGGCGCACTCGAGTTTCCCAGTTCGAAGAGCAGAACCTACAGCTACTACACGCCGGCAAAACGGCGGGCAACTATGTACGAGGACGTCACCGTCGACGTCCAGCCCGACCCCGATCGACACCTCTCGCAAGGCTGGATCTACGGATTCCGAGATGGACCCGGTGGATACCCGAAAGAATGGACCAAAGCGCAGTCCTCCAACTGGCACGTATTCCTCGATCCGAACGAGGAGTGGGACCAGACCATCTTCCGTAACAATTCCAAGGTTGTCCATCAGGTTGAACTATGCCTGTCGAACGCCAAACGTGCCCGTGTCTACGACAGCTGGAATTCGCCGTGGCTCAAGTTCATCGAACGCAATCTCGGTGCGTGGATGCATGCCGAGAACGGACTGGCGTTGCACGTGTTCACCGCAATCCAGCGTTCGGGACCGACCAACATGATCAACACTGCTGTTGCGGTCAATGCCGCCCACAAAATGCGTTTTGCGCAGGACCTCGCACTGTTCAACCTCGACTTGTCCGAGGCCACCGAAACATTCGACGGCGGCGCGCACCGGGCGGTGTGGCAGGAGGCGCCGGAGTGGCAGCCCACCCGTGAAGTCGTGGAGAGACTGACCGCAGTTCCGGACTGGTGTGAATTGCTCTTCGCCACCAACATAGTGTTCGAGCAGCTCATCGGATCACTGTTCCGCAGCGAACTCGTGATGCAGATCGCGGCCCGCAACGGTGATTACATCACTCCGACGATTGTCGGTACCGGCGAGCATGACTACGACCGGGATTTGTCCTACACCCGCAATCTCTTCCAATTGCTCACCAGGGACCCGGAACACGGGGAGTCGAACAAGGCATTGTTCGGTACCTGGATGGAGGTCTGGGTACCTCGGTGCCTCGCGGCGGCCCGTGCGCTGCAACCGATCTGGTCTCAGCCTGCCGACAAAGCTGTCACCTTTGCCGACAGTTTGGACGCGGCTACCGAGAAATTCCGTTCCTTGCTCGAGTCTCTCGGGCTGGACATCCCGAAGGAGCTGGACAAGTGA
- a CDS encoding putative quinol monooxygenase, which produces MIFIVVKFNVLEEYQDDWLSITKKFTESTRAEAGNLWFDWFRSADNPAEYVLVEAFRDSQAGAEHVSADHFKRGMESMRPALSETPRIINAEIPGIDWSRMGELEIT; this is translated from the coding sequence ATGATTTTTATTGTGGTGAAGTTCAATGTACTCGAAGAGTATCAGGACGATTGGCTGTCAATCACTAAGAAATTCACCGAAAGCACAAGGGCCGAGGCAGGAAACCTCTGGTTCGACTGGTTCCGAAGTGCAGACAACCCTGCAGAATATGTATTGGTAGAGGCATTCCGGGATTCTCAAGCCGGCGCCGAACATGTGAGTGCTGATCACTTCAAACGAGGGATGGAATCCATGCGTCCGGCGCTCAGTGAAACACCTCGGATCATCAATGCCGAGATTCCCGGAATCGACTGGTCGCGGATGGGTGAACTCGAAATCACTTAG
- a CDS encoding NAD(P)-dependent alcohol dehydrogenase codes for MKAVQVVGYHTKLQLTEIPEPEIEGPLDVIVRIGGAGVCRTDIHILEGQWEEKSGVALPYTIGHENAGWVHAVGDSVTNVVVGDKVILHPLITCGQCRACRFGDDVHCENSQFPGIDTNGGYAEYLRTTARSVVRIDDSLEPADVAALADAGLTAYHAVAKAAKTTRPGDVCVVIGAGGLGHIGIQVLKAISGVTVVVLDRNPDAVDLAVRIGADRGIVADGTHVQQILDLTGGHGAEAVVDFVGEGGSTAEGIAMLRRAGNYYVVGYGENIDVPTIDVISAEINFIGNLVGSYNDLQELMTLAAQGKVTLHTTKYPLEEFQTALDDLDSGRVRGRAILVP; via the coding sequence ATGAAAGCCGTGCAAGTTGTGGGGTACCACACCAAGCTCCAGCTCACCGAGATTCCCGAACCCGAAATCGAGGGTCCACTCGATGTCATCGTGAGAATCGGTGGTGCGGGCGTGTGCCGCACCGACATTCACATTCTCGAAGGTCAGTGGGAAGAAAAAAGTGGAGTAGCACTGCCCTACACAATCGGTCACGAGAATGCCGGTTGGGTGCATGCTGTTGGTGATTCTGTTACCAACGTCGTGGTGGGTGACAAGGTGATCCTGCATCCTCTCATCACCTGCGGCCAGTGTCGCGCTTGCCGTTTCGGCGACGACGTGCACTGTGAGAACAGTCAGTTCCCGGGAATCGACACCAACGGTGGCTACGCGGAGTACCTTCGCACTACGGCCCGAAGTGTCGTCCGGATCGACGATTCGCTCGAGCCTGCCGACGTTGCTGCACTTGCAGACGCGGGTCTCACTGCGTACCACGCGGTTGCGAAGGCAGCCAAGACCACGAGGCCTGGTGACGTTTGTGTGGTGATCGGTGCCGGCGGGCTGGGTCATATCGGAATTCAAGTGCTCAAAGCGATTTCGGGTGTGACCGTGGTGGTACTCGACCGCAATCCCGACGCGGTGGACTTGGCCGTTCGGATCGGGGCCGACAGAGGCATCGTCGCCGACGGCACCCACGTGCAACAGATATTGGATCTCACCGGTGGGCACGGAGCGGAAGCCGTGGTCGATTTTGTCGGTGAGGGTGGTTCGACTGCCGAAGGCATAGCGATGCTTCGCCGCGCTGGAAACTACTACGTTGTCGGCTACGGCGAGAACATCGACGTTCCCACCATCGACGTGATTTCCGCGGAGATCAACTTCATCGGAAACCTGGTCGGTTCGTACAACGATCTGCAGGAGCTTATGACTCTTGCGGCCCAAGGCAAGGTGACCCTTCACACGACCAAGTACCCGCTCGAAGAATTCCAGACCGCACTCGATGACCTCGATTCGGGCCGTGTGCGCGGGCGAGCCATTCTCGTTCCCTGA